The DNA region GCGCGGTCGATGTACGACAGCGACTGGAGAAGGTCGATGATGTAGATGCCGTTGCGCTCCGTGAAGATGAAGCGCTTCATCTTCGGGTTCCAACGGCGGGTCTGGTGACCGAAGTGGACGCCGCTTTCCAGCAGCTCCCGCATCGTGACGACGGCCATGGCCGTACTCCTTGGTGTTCTCGGTTGTGTCCTGACGCCCGGCGCGCGCCGTGCCACGTACTCGCGTACGGGACCGAAAGGCGCTGACACCGTCGGCTGCGAGAGCCTGATGTCGGGGCGTGCGAAGTCGACCCGGTGACCCGGATCGCCACATGAAGTGTACGGGACCCGCGAGGCCGCGGGTGACGCCGCTGTCCACAACCGGCTGGTAGTCCACAGTTCCCGGCCATGATCCCTGCGGATCGGCCCGGGACGGGACCGTTCTCGTATGACGTGTGAACGACTGCCCCGACTGCGGGGCGTGACGAGTGCGGCGGTGTGGGTGACGGCGCTCCTGGTCCTTGCCTGCTCGTCCGTGGGGGCGGCGGGGGCGGGGGCGGGGTCGCCGGAGCGGTGGGCCGGGGCCCTGGCCTCGGGTCCCGAGCCGCCGCCGGGGGCGGGCCGGGAGCGAGTTCCGGTCGTGGGCCGCGACTGGCCGGTGGGGGTGCGTCCGTTGGTGGTACGGGGGTGGGAACCGCCGGCGTCGGAGTACGGGCCGGGGCACCGGGGGGTGGACCTGGCCGCGGCGCCGGGCTCCGCGGTCCGCGCGGTGGCCCCGGGGCGGGTGTCCTTCGCGGGCCGGGTGGGCGGCCGCGGGGTGGTCTCCGTGGAACTGTCGGGCACGGGCGCCCCGCCCCTGCGCACGACCTACGAGCCGGTGCGGGCCACGGTGCGGAAGGGCACGAGGGTCACCCCGGGCGAGATCCTGGGCACGGTCGAACCCGCCGCCCGCTTCCACTGCCCGACGGCCTGCGTCCACTGGGGCCTACTGAGGGAGGACACCTACCTGAACCCCTTGAGCCTGCTCCCGCCCTGGCTCCTGGGCCGGGCCCCGTCCCGCCTGCTCCCCCTGGCGGCGTAGCAACCGCGGCCAGTCGCACAGCCGGATTCCGGCGCTGTTTCCGGCGCTGTTTCCGGCACTGGGCAGTCGCACCGCCGAACGCCGCCGCTGCGGTCACCGCTGTGGGCATCATGCCGCAGGGTGGTGGGGGCGCCCCCTCTGCTCAAGCTAAGCCGAAAGCTTGGGGGAGGGTGGGCACAGCCGGAGGGTGGGCACAGCCCATGGTGCCGGGTGCGCTGAACGTCCACGCCCACCGAAGGCCCCCTGCCCCAGCCCCAGCCCCAGCCCCGGGCCCCCGGCCAGACACCTCAGCCGCGCACGCCCCGCAAGGCCATGGCCACAGCCGCCTCAGTAATGGCAGCGGGCTCCTCGGCCACACCGAGCTCGATCCGCCGCACCGCGGCATCCACGATCCCCTGAAGGAGCATCGCGGCCATCCTGGGCTCCGCGTGCCCCAGCGCCGCGAGTGCCTCCACGATCATGGCGACGAGCCCTCCGTGCGCGGCCCGGATCTTCTCCCGCGCCCCGGCGTCCAGCTCACTCGCCGAGATCGCCACCACGGCCCGGTGCCTCCGGTCCCCGACCAGCGCGAGCTGGCGCCGCACATAGGCCTCGACCTGCGCCTCGGGCGAGTCGGCCGCCTCCATGGCCGCCGAGACCTCCGCCGCCCAGACGGGGAAGTCGACCTCGCAGAGCTCTTCGACGACGGCGGCGCGCGAGCGGAAGTACTCGTAGACGGACGAGCGCGCGAGGCCCGTGCGCTCGGCGAGCGCCGGGAACGTCAGCGCCTCCGTACCGCCTTCGGACAGCAGGGATCGCGCGGCGTCCAGCAGGGCGCCTCGCTGCATCGACCGGTGCTCGGCCACAGAGGCCGCTCGAATCCTTGGCACGCCTCCACTTTACGGACGCGACGCCCGCCACGGGAGCCCGCCAGGCAGCCATTCCTCCTGGCAGCGACGGCGCGGGTGCGCGGGCAGGGCACGGGCAGCGCGCAGGCCGGGCACCGGCAGGGCTCAGGCAGGCGCGGGCAGGGCGTGGGCAGGGCACAGGCGGGGCCGCAGGCGGGACCCAGACAGGCGCGGGCATGCACGGGCAGGCACGCGCACGCGCAGACAGGCGCGGGCAGGGACGATTCAGCGCCCTCACCGCCGCCCTCACCGACCAAAACTGGCCAGCTTCGCCCGCAGCTGGAGCACCGACTTCGTGTGGATCTGGCTGACCCTGCTCTCCGTCACGCCGAGCACGTTGCCGATCTCGGCGAGCGTGAGCCCTTCGTAGTAGTACAGCGTCACGACGGTCTTCTCCCGCTCGGGCAGCGTGTTGATCGCCCGCGCGAGGAGCCGTCGCAGCTCGCGGTCCTCGGCGACCTCGACGGGGTTGTCGGCGGCGGTGTCCTCCAGCGTGTCCATCAGGCTCAGCCGGTCACCCTCGCCGCCGACGTGCAGCAGCTCCTCCAGGGCGACGACGTTGGCCAGCGACAACTGGCTGAAGACCGCGTGCAGTTCCTCCACCTGGATGCCCATCTCGGCGGCGACCTCGCCCTCGGACGGGGTGCGCCGCAGCCGCGCCTCCAGCGTGGCGTAGGCCCGCTCCACGTTGCGCGCCTTCTGCCGCACCGACCGGGGGATCCAGTCGAGCGCCCGCAGCTCGTCGATCATCGCGCCCCGGATCCGCGTGATCGCGTACGTCTCGAACTTGATCGACCGGTCGATGTCGAACTTCTCGATCGCGTCGATGAGCCCGAAGACCCCCGACGACACGAAGTCCGCCTGCTCGACGTTGGGCGGCAGACCGACGCTCACGCGGCCCGCGACGTACTTCACGAGCGGCGAGTAGTGCAGGATCAGCTGCTCACGCAGCCGCCCGTCACCCGTCGTCTTGTACGACCGCCACAGCTCGTCCAGCGACGTGGGAGCGGGTGGCCGCTCCCGCTCGCCGCTTCGGGCGGCTGGGGGGACTGCCGCCCGGTCGGACCCTGACGTGTGCTGGGGCATGCGTCGCCTTGAGCCGTTCTGCCGTGAACTGGAAAGGTTGCCGAAATTTGTGCCGTTGCGGTTTTGCGTGAAGTGAATGAGGTTGTCCGTCTGATTGCCTGCCTGCACCGGATTCGTCGTGAGCGTAGCGTGACTGAAGTGTCGCAGTGAGCGAAGAGTATGGGATCGCACGTACGCAGATACGTTCCGCTTGACTCCCCCAGGGATCACGCCCGTCGCGCTCCGTGACCGGACGAACCCACCAACTGCTTGATTTCCCAAGGTCGTCGAGGGTTCATCCGTCCGGCGCAACACGCACCGTCACACCCCGCCCCCTTCCGGAAAGACCGACAGAACCGCCTGGCGTGTCAACTGCCAGCCGTCGCCGTGTCGTTCGACGAACCCGAGCGAGCGAAGTTCGTACAGCCGGACGACCGCGTCGTCCGCACTGGTGCCCGCTTCTCGCGCGACCTCCCGGACCCCGGCGCTCCCCCGCGCCGGCAGCGCGGCGAGGACCCGGGCCGCCCCGGGGGCGAGCAGATCGCGCGGCACCACGGGACCGCGCCGCCGGGGCGCGAGGTCGCCCATGTCCCCGACCTGCTCCACGACTTCGGCGGCGTCCCCCACCAGCACCGCGTCCCCGCGCAGGAAATCGTGCACCCCCGCCGAGAGGCCGCTGGTGACGGGGCCCGGCACCCCCATGGTGTGCCTCCCGAGGTCCCGCGCGCAGCGTGCCGTGGCCAGCGCGCCGCTGCGGTAGGCCGCCTCCACGACGACCGTGCCCCGGGTGAGTGCCGCGATCACCCTGTTCCTGAGGATGAATCTGCTCGGCGTCGGATGGTCGCCGGGCGGCAACTCCCCCACCACGAGCCCCTGTTCCGCGATCCGCCCGATCAACTGTGCGTGCCCCCGGGGGTAGGGCCGGTCGACCCCGCAGGCGAGGACCGCCACGGTGGCGCCGCCCGCGCCCAGAGCCCCCCGGTGCGCGGCGCCGTCCACGCCGTACGCACCACCGGACACCACAACCCACCCGCGCTCGGCCAGCCCCGCGCCGAGACCTGCCGCCACGTGCGCCCCGTACTCCGTGCAGGCGCGCGCCCCCACGACCGCCACCGACCGCAGCGCCCAGATCCGCAAGGACGGCCGCCCCCGCACCCACAGCCCGACCGGCCGCGCGTCCCCCAGGTCGTCCAACTGAGCGGGCCACTCCGCGTCCCCCGGCATCACGAACCGCGCCCCGGCCGCGGCGGCCGTCTCCAGGTCCCGCTCCGCCCGCACCCGCCGGGCCCGGGCCCGCAGCCCCTCCCACCGCTCGGCACTGACCCCGGGCAGCCTCGCCTCCCGCCCCGCACCCGCCATGCCTGTGCGGGCC from Streptomyces flavofungini includes:
- the whiG gene encoding RNA polymerase sigma factor WhiG: MPQHTSGSDRAAVPPAARSGERERPPAPTSLDELWRSYKTTGDGRLREQLILHYSPLVKYVAGRVSVGLPPNVEQADFVSSGVFGLIDAIEKFDIDRSIKFETYAITRIRGAMIDELRALDWIPRSVRQKARNVERAYATLEARLRRTPSEGEVAAEMGIQVEELHAVFSQLSLANVVALEELLHVGGEGDRLSLMDTLEDTAADNPVEVAEDRELRRLLARAINTLPEREKTVVTLYYYEGLTLAEIGNVLGVTESRVSQIHTKSVLQLRAKLASFGR
- a CDS encoding TetR/AcrR family transcriptional regulator, with translation MAEHRSMQRGALLDAARSLLSEGGTEALTFPALAERTGLARSSVYEYFRSRAAVVEELCEVDFPVWAAEVSAAMEAADSPEAQVEAYVRRQLALVGDRRHRAVVAISASELDAGAREKIRAAHGGLVAMIVEALAALGHAEPRMAAMLLQGIVDAAVRRIELGVAEEPAAITEAAVAMALRGVRG
- a CDS encoding M23 family metallopeptidase, giving the protein MTCERLPRLRGVTSAAVWVTALLVLACSSVGAAGAGAGSPERWAGALASGPEPPPGAGRERVPVVGRDWPVGVRPLVVRGWEPPASEYGPGHRGVDLAAAPGSAVRAVAPGRVSFAGRVGGRGVVSVELSGTGAPPLRTTYEPVRATVRKGTRVTPGEILGTVEPAARFHCPTACVHWGLLREDTYLNPLSLLPPWLLGRAPSRLLPLAA
- the dprA gene encoding DNA-processing protein DprA is translated as MARVALTRVLEPGDAVGGRWLREWGAVGVLRCLVDGAVGADGVAGSHAEREGIGGAGSDGRDGRGGARTGMAGAGREARLPGVSAERWEGLRARARRVRAERDLETAAAAGARFVMPGDAEWPAQLDDLGDARPVGLWVRGRPSLRIWALRSVAVVGARACTEYGAHVAAGLGAGLAERGWVVVSGGAYGVDGAAHRGALGAGGATVAVLACGVDRPYPRGHAQLIGRIAEQGLVVGELPPGDHPTPSRFILRNRVIAALTRGTVVVEAAYRSGALATARCARDLGRHTMGVPGPVTSGLSAGVHDFLRGDAVLVGDAAEVVEQVGDMGDLAPRRRGPVVPRDLLAPGAARVLAALPARGSAGVREVAREAGTSADDAVVRLYELRSLGFVERHGDGWQLTRQAVLSVFPEGGGV